The genomic interval CCTCGGTCAAAAATATTTGCTCATCAAGCATGACTTGATCTCCAACAAGACCTTCCAGGAAAGCATCTTTCGAATTTGCGATAGGCTCTGAAAGCAGTTGGATAGGCCGGTCAGCTACAAGGGTAGCATCGAACCTCGGACCTCCAGCTCGCGCAAGGACGATGCTAACTGCTTGTGATGCCTTCTTCGCTTCAACTGAGTCTTCGGCCTTTCTCATCCAGATGCTGCGAGCAGTTCTCAACGCAGTCAATATCTCGTTCTCTCGGCCCAAAGTTTGCCTTTGATAAACCAGCGAACAGAGGATCATGGTGGCTGTCAAGAAGTGGTGGTTCATGATAGATCCTACCCTCCAGTGCATCATGAAGAGCTGGCCGCCGGGGCACGTTTCTTCGTCTAGAGTTTGTTGGATCTGTAGCATTCCGAGAGCTGCATCAAGACAAGCTGTCCTTGAGTATGAGCACGTGTCATCATGCTCTATAGTCGATTTTGCGAAGAGGAACCGACGATGCAACATGATTTTTCCCTCGCAAAACATGTGGCGAAGGAAAAGGCGGGCCATGATTACTTGGGGGGAGTCGGTGACGCTGGAGGCCATAGACTTCATGCGGAGTGGTAGAGGGATGTTGTTGTATGCCTGCTCAAGAATCCCGTCAAGTCGCATTATGTCCGCGTAACTACTTGGGCTGAGGGATGCTGCAAGGTCGGAGATGGTCCCTAGAGCGATCAGAAGTCTCCGTCGAGCAATGATCCCCAGGGCTGTTGTATGCTCTGTCTCTGGCCTTGGCGGTGGTAGACTTGTCATTTCTCCGTGCAGGTCTTCATCGTTTAAATTTCGTGGCTCGGCTGTGTCGAACTCGCCATCTCGTACCATGCGGGGCATTCCCATCTGACCTGAGATCAAGATGTCTCCCAGTAGTACGGTTGCCCATACTCGTCGCCTCATCTCTGCCTTGAGCGGGGTGATTTCCGGGAAGTGTTTGGGATCTCTGTGGTACCCCATTCGTTTGGCTAGGTTGACTTCGAGGCCAAGCAAGAACCAAACATCCCTCTGCGCGTCGTCATGTATCCTGAATTCAACGTAGACGTAATTCATGAAAGTCTCTAGCGCATAGTCGCCACCTTGAGTATACTCTCCCATCAGCAGACATTGTACCAGTTTCTCTCGGTACAGTTCTATTTGCAGCTGTTGGTGGCCATCTTCAGATACGTCAGTGGAAGGGTCTGATGCGATGACAGCTAGGCAAATCATGCTGAAAAGAAGACCGATCCACATTGTCGAAGTGTCGTTGGGATCGCGCCAGAATTGTTCGTACTATCACCCATGCCGCTATCAGTCAATAGACCTGGCTAAATGTAGAGAAATTACACTTACCTCTTTGAGAAACGTTGGGCCATGGACGGACGCTGCTGTGCATTAGTAAGGGATACTCTCAAATCCAAGCAATCGGCCAAGACAAGGCGCGAAAAGACATACATGAAGAGACGAGGTCTAGACGGTTGAAATACCGAGATATGTAGCGGTCTACTGCATTTTTATGGCGGCAGGGTGGACAGGATTTCTGACCTTGAAGCTGCAGGTCGGCATCCGTACAAAAGCAAGGGGCGCTGCCACCTTCGACGTTGGGTGAAAGAGCTTGGGTCTTCAAAGCAGTAATCTGCTGTTGGACTTTCTGCCAGCTTGGACTGTTCCTCTCGATCGAAGTGGTCTTTCAAATCGGCAATACTCTCCATGATCGCTGACCAGTGTTCACTGCCGACATACTGGTGTTCCATAGCGCTTGACCGCATACTCCCCGTCTCTGAGCGATCGTCAATTGGCGTAGGGAGGTTTGCAGGCGTACCAATCTGACTCGTTCGGTTTTCCGATGACCCCAACATTGTAACCAATTGCTCGAGGTGGACTAGACGATCTTGCAGACTTATATTGGGAGCGCCACCAGATGTGGCCTTTGGAGGTCGGATGGTGTCATTGGTTTCTGGATAGACACAATCCTGGCCCCTACAGGAGCAGGTTCTACAGGGACGTTGACGATCACATCGAATCCTGAGCAGTGCGTTAGAAGCCCGGGTCAGCCGAAATGGTGAATAAAGATTCAGACTTACTTGCGGCGTCGACAACTATTACAGGAAAGTTGAGGTTTATCTCGGCGTCGACTGGCACTAGGTTGAGGTTGAGATGAGACATTCGTCGGTGTACCGGGAGGACGAGGTCTGGCAGCTAATGCAGGATATGCCATATTCGCGTTCTGGGAGACTGCGAACAATTGGAGTTGAAAGTTTGGAACTGAACTACGAAATTCGCAGATTTTAGCAGATGAGTTGTTGATCTTTAGGAGTAGTGATGAAGTCACGGGTCATTTCGGTTGTTTTCGCAGCTTTGTAAATGCGGGAAGTGTACATGTAAGCGCTAATCCCGGACCGGCTATGGACTTAAGGTCTGACCCTCCGACCCTCCGCCCGGCTCTCCGCTGCCCCTTGAGCATATATGCTCGACTCCAGTATGAAAACTCAGATACCTCAATTTCAGTTGAAGTTTAGACTCACAGGCCTCTTATAAGATCATCTCAGAAGATTTAGTGACTATTTAGATGCTCTGATGGATTCTTCGTTCTGACCATAGCGACACTCATGCAGCCACATCAGTCACTGGGACCAAACTTCCGAGGTTCTTTTAGTTCCACATTATCTTCTGGTAACATGTTGAGGAAGAAAGCATTCACACTTCAATCAAGATCAAATGCATTTATATTTTGAGGTTGTGTTCTTATAAGGCACATCTAATAGCCCCACAATCTTGCAGGTGAGCTATGGCACTCCTAAGGATCCCAAATATCCTGCTCGTCATCGGACGGGAATTTGACAAAAGAGCGCAGCTTCACCCACCCTTCTTCAACAAGAGTGGAGAACGTGAGACCTTCACTCTCCAGCCACAACATCTGCGCCGTGCCGTCCGAAGTAGATATCTCAGTAATCTTAGCCTGGGAGGAAGAATGAACAGCCATCAGGCACCGGATCAGCTTTGACCAAATCGGACGACCTGGAGTGTCGAAAAGTTGATGGCCAGCAAGTTGCCGATACATATCGTACCAGCTCCAGTTGAAGTTCCGCAAGCCCAGATGTAGATCTTTTCGAGCAACCTCAAAGGCAAAGGGAACGAAGCCTGCTTGATCCCAGTTGAGTATGGCCACAAGCCTGTACTCATCACCGCGCTCGGTATAGACCTTCTTAACAAGTAGGTTGTGGGGCTCCAAGTCGTTGTGGCACAAGACTGAGCTTTGAGTTAGCAGATCCAAGTCTGTTTCAGCGAACCCAAAGTGTTCCGCTTCGGGCGCATGCACACTCACGACCAAAGTCCCATCAGTCCTTCCGTTCACCGCGCAATCGGCGTTTCGGGGGCAGAGGTTACGGCGCATTAGGGAAGCAAAGTCGGTATGATATCCG from Colletotrichum lupini chromosome 2, complete sequence carries:
- a CDS encoding fungal specific transcription factor, which encodes MSHLNLNLVPVDAEINLNFPVIVVDAARFDVIVNVPVEPAPTTSIERNSPSWQKVQQQITALKTQALSPNVEGGSAPCFCTDADLQLQASVHGPTFLKEYEQFWRDPNDTSTMWIGLLFSMICLAVIASDPSTDVSEDGHQQLQIELYREKLVQCLLMGEYTQGGDYALETFMNYVYVEFRIHDDAQRDVWFLLGLEVNLAKRMGYHRDPKHFPEITPLKAEMRRRVWATVLLGDILISGQMGMPRMVRDGEFDTAEPRNLNDEDLHGEMTSLPPPRPETEHTTALGIIARRRLLIALGTISDLAASLSPSSYADIMRLDGILEQAYNNIPLPLRMKSMASSVTDSPQVIMARLFLRHMFCEGKIMLHRRFLFAKSTIEHDDTCSYSRTACLDAALGMLQIQQTLDEETCPGGQLFMMHWRVGSIMNHHFLTATMILCSLVYQRQTLGRENEILTALRTARSIWMRKAEDSVEAKKASQAVSIVLARAGGPRFDATLVADRPIQLLSEPIANSKDAFLEGLVGDQVMLDEQIFLTEAFMSDERDNGMDCFSPFNRLPDELPTGTLCSKQSGGPASHGDSTISEWVIMGDQGQHQ